In Scophthalmus maximus strain ysfricsl-2021 chromosome 5, ASM2237912v1, whole genome shotgun sequence, a single window of DNA contains:
- the czib gene encoding CXXC motif containing zinc binding protein — MVKFGLQFKATLENVTNVRPLGDDFRWFLKLKCGNCGEIPDKWQYITLMESVPLKGGRGSASMVQKCKLCARENSIDILEDTITPYNAEDDESFKTMVQFECRGLEPIDFQPQAGFAAQGAESGTQFPEINLQEKDWTDYDEKVSESVGIYEVTHKFIKC; from the exons ATGGTG AAATTTGGGCTCCAGTTTAAAGCCACTCTGGAGAACGTCACCAACGTGAGACCGCTGGGCGACGACTTCCGCTGGTTTCTGAAG CTGAAGTGTGGGAACTGTGGCGAGATCCCAGATAAATGGCAGTATATAACCCTAATG GAAAGTGTGCCACtaaaaggaggaagaggcagtgCCAGCATGGTGCAGAAGTGTAAACTTTGTGCCAGGGAAAATTCAATCG ATATCCTGGAAGACACAATCACACCTTATAAT GCTGAGGACGACGAAAGCTTCAAAACTATGGTGCAGTTTGAGTGTCGTGGTCTCGAGCCTATTGACTTCCAACCGCAA GCCGGCTTTGCTGCACAAGGAGCAGAGTCCGGGACACAATTTCCTGAAATTAACCTGCAAGAAAAA GACTGGACGGACTACGACGAGAAAGTCAGCGAGTCGGTGGGAATATACGAAGTCACCCATAAGTTCATCAAGTGCTGA